A genomic window from Nicotiana sylvestris chromosome 11, ASM39365v2, whole genome shotgun sequence includes:
- the LOC138881670 gene encoding uncharacterized protein, giving the protein MVENHKQWNKKLPFALLGYHTTVRTSIGATPYMLVYGTEAVIPAEVEIPSLRIIQEAELSDAEWIRSRYEQLPLIYGKRIKAVCHGQLYQKRMSRVLNKTVRPRQFARDS; this is encoded by the coding sequence atggtagaaaaccacaaacaatggaaCAAAAAGCTTCCTTTTGCTCTATTGGGATACCACACTACAGTGCGCACATCAatcggagcaactccctacatgctggtttatggtaccgaggctgtcatcccagccgaggtagagattccttctttaagaatcatacaggaagctgaactcagcgatgcagaatggataaggagccgctatgaacaattgccCCTCATATATGGAAAAAGGATTAaggcagtatgtcacggtcagctttaccaGAAAAGAATGTCTAGAGTTTTGAACAAAACTGTCagaccaaggcaatttgcacggGACAGTTAG